One Brevibacterium spongiae DNA segment encodes these proteins:
- a CDS encoding peptidoglycan D,D-transpeptidase FtsI family protein has protein sequence MKKSLTHIAVVGFVMFALLFGSTSWVQFVTADSLNNNQLNNRRILDQLARDRGPILVDGTPIAYSEPVDDKYKYQRKYGSDNLDPRAYASLTGFYSVVSGASGMERAVGDYLSGDSDALFYDKVGSFFTGEQPRGAAVELTIDPKVQQAAWEGLGNQNGAAVAINPKTGKILAMASTPGWDPNALASHDSTEASEAFKNLESAEGKPAYNRAIGGNLYPPGSTFKVLVAAAALESGDYEPDSQLNGPAKLDLPQTTATIGNSHPGACRNGGKPTLADSLAESCNTSFASLGMDLGEDAIAKQAEKFGFGEDLEIPLNVTPSTFPSDLNPPQLAQSSLGQYEVRSTPLQMAMMTAGIANGGKMMKPQLVDRVLNANTLEPISETRPKELSRPVSGDTADKLTEMMTGVVENGTASVAKMGDTKVAAKTGTAQHATGAAPHAWFISFAPADDPEVAVAVVVENGGNAGNEAYGATVAGPIAKNMMEAVVEK, from the coding sequence ATGAAGAAGTCATTGACGCATATCGCCGTCGTCGGATTCGTCATGTTCGCGCTCCTGTTCGGATCGACGAGCTGGGTGCAGTTCGTGACCGCGGATTCGCTGAACAACAACCAGCTCAACAACCGGCGGATCCTCGACCAGCTCGCCCGCGATCGCGGACCGATCCTCGTCGACGGCACCCCGATCGCCTATTCGGAACCTGTCGACGACAAGTACAAGTACCAGCGCAAATACGGTTCGGACAACCTCGATCCGCGTGCCTACGCCTCGCTGACCGGGTTCTACTCGGTCGTCTCCGGCGCCTCGGGGATGGAACGCGCAGTCGGCGACTACCTCTCCGGCGACTCCGATGCCCTGTTCTACGACAAGGTCGGGTCCTTCTTCACCGGCGAGCAGCCCCGCGGCGCCGCCGTGGAGCTGACGATCGATCCGAAGGTGCAGCAGGCGGCCTGGGAGGGTCTGGGCAACCAGAACGGTGCGGCCGTGGCGATCAACCCGAAGACCGGGAAGATCCTCGCCATGGCCTCGACCCCCGGCTGGGATCCCAACGCCCTGGCCAGCCACGACTCCACCGAGGCCAGTGAGGCCTTCAAGAACCTCGAATCCGCCGAGGGCAAGCCCGCCTACAACCGGGCCATCGGCGGCAACCTCTACCCGCCCGGCTCGACGTTCAAGGTCCTCGTGGCCGCGGCCGCCCTGGAATCCGGTGACTACGAGCCCGATTCGCAGCTCAACGGCCCCGCGAAGCTCGATCTGCCGCAGACCACGGCGACGATCGGCAACTCCCACCCGGGCGCCTGCCGCAACGGAGGAAAGCCGACCCTGGCTGATTCACTCGCCGAATCCTGCAACACCTCGTTCGCCTCCCTGGGCATGGATCTCGGTGAGGATGCGATCGCGAAGCAGGCGGAGAAGTTCGGTTTCGGCGAGGACCTCGAGATCCCGCTCAATGTCACCCCGTCGACGTTCCCCTCCGACCTCAACCCGCCGCAGCTCGCGCAGTCCTCGCTCGGTCAGTACGAGGTCCGTTCGACCCCGCTGCAGATGGCGATGATGACCGCAGGCATCGCGAACGGCGGAAAGATGATGAAGCCTCAGCTCGTCGACCGGGTGCTCAACGCGAACACCCTCGAACCGATCTCCGAGACCCGGCCGAAGGAGCTCTCCCGCCCCGTCTCCGGCGATACGGCCGACAAGCTCACCGAGATGATGACCGGAGTCGTCGAGAACGGAACCGCCTCGGTGGCGAAGATGGGCGATACGAAGGTCGCTGCGAAGACCGGCACCGCTCAGCACGCCACGGGTGCGGCACCTCACGCCTGGTTCATCTCCTTCGCCCCCGCCGATGACCCTGAGGTCGCGGTCGCAGTGGTCGTCGAGAACGGTGGAAACGCGGGCAATGAAGCTTATGGTGCGACGGTCGCAGGACCGATCGCGAAGAATATGATGGAAGCGGTGGTCGAGAAATGA
- a CDS encoding DUF3662 and FHA domain-containing protein, with protein sequence MGILDRFEKGLENVVNGAFAKAFRSQVEPVELAGALRREADNKAAVVSRGRTLTANHYIIELSPTDHDRLSGLESELRSDLRQIIGDHAVEQAYSFVGPVSVEFALADDLDTGMYRVVSSTQRPDGSPAAQPANRGGYDPVSRANPIVGESPNSGSRPVTQRRTPEPARQTSAPRSNLAARPAPAPAAPRSRTIEASVTIDGRTQALRQGTNTFGRSSSSSDFVIDDPGVSRRHFEIIVEGDHAVANDLGSTNGTLLHGRKLTSAKLSDGDVLLAGEAEVHYSERDAQ encoded by the coding sequence ATGGGGATACTCGATCGCTTCGAGAAGGGGCTGGAAAACGTCGTCAACGGCGCCTTTGCCAAAGCCTTCCGATCACAGGTCGAACCCGTCGAACTCGCCGGTGCCCTGCGCCGTGAGGCCGACAACAAGGCCGCCGTGGTCTCACGCGGTCGCACACTGACGGCCAACCACTACATCATCGAACTCTCACCGACCGACCACGACCGGCTCTCCGGTCTCGAGTCCGAGCTGCGATCCGATCTGCGCCAGATCATCGGCGACCACGCCGTCGAACAGGCCTACAGCTTCGTCGGCCCCGTCTCCGTCGAATTCGCCCTCGCCGACGACCTGGACACGGGCATGTATCGCGTCGTGTCCTCGACTCAGCGTCCCGACGGCTCCCCAGCGGCCCAGCCGGCAAATCGCGGCGGATACGACCCGGTCTCCCGGGCCAACCCGATCGTCGGCGAGTCCCCGAACTCCGGTTCCCGCCCCGTGACTCAGCGCCGCACCCCGGAACCGGCTCGACAGACATCGGCCCCGCGCTCGAATCTCGCCGCCCGGCCCGCGCCGGCGCCAGCTGCCCCGCGCAGCCGCACGATCGAGGCCAGCGTGACCATCGACGGTCGCACCCAGGCGCTGCGCCAAGGCACGAACACCTTCGGCCGCTCCTCGTCGAGCTCGGATTTCGTCATCGACGATCCCGGCGTCTCGCGCCGGCACTTCGAGATCATCGTCGAAGGCGACCATGCCGTGGCCAATGACCTCGGATCGACGAACGGCACCCTTCTGCACGGACGCAAACTGACCTCCGCCAAGCTCTCCGACGGCGATGTCCTCCTCGCCGGAGAGGCCGAAGTCCACTACAGCGAGCGGGACGCCCAGTGA
- a CDS encoding hydroxymethylglutaryl-CoA reductase → MTQQTTITGIPTTWVGPLRVSGDALAPAGTHTEVAVPLATYETPLWPSVGRGASISREIDGGIRTVIVDERMTRSVLFVAESAIGAEAAAQAIRHRMPELEDVVAAGSNHARLIEIHPEIVGNLLFVRFAFRTNDASGHNMVTQASDTLMERILSWQLGLDYGSVSGNYCSDKKATAVNGILGRGRNVVAEILLPHEVVERRLRSTAEKMTEIVVRKNLVGSTIAGALRSANAHYANMLLAFYLATGQDAANIVEGSQGITYAENRPEGLYFSTTLPHLIVGTVGNGKDLPHVDEALERLGCREDREPGANSRRLAALMAATVLCGELSLLAAQTNPGELMSTHLEMERRAEKERGNEKERGTETARGEDGEAA, encoded by the coding sequence GTGACACAGCAGACCACGATCACCGGGATTCCGACCACCTGGGTCGGTCCCCTGCGGGTCAGCGGCGATGCGCTGGCTCCGGCAGGCACCCACACCGAGGTGGCCGTTCCCCTGGCGACGTATGAGACCCCGCTGTGGCCCTCCGTCGGTCGCGGTGCCTCGATCTCGCGTGAGATCGACGGCGGCATCCGCACCGTCATCGTCGATGAGCGGATGACCCGGTCGGTGCTGTTCGTCGCGGAATCCGCGATCGGCGCCGAGGCGGCCGCGCAGGCCATCCGCCACCGGATGCCCGAACTCGAAGACGTCGTCGCGGCCGGTTCCAACCATGCCCGGCTCATCGAGATCCACCCCGAGATCGTGGGCAATCTGCTCTTCGTCCGCTTCGCCTTCCGCACCAATGACGCCTCGGGCCACAATATGGTCACGCAGGCCTCGGACACGCTCATGGAGCGCATCCTCTCGTGGCAGCTGGGACTCGACTACGGGTCGGTCTCAGGCAACTACTGCTCGGACAAGAAGGCCACCGCGGTCAACGGGATCCTCGGGCGCGGACGCAATGTCGTCGCCGAGATCCTCCTGCCCCACGAGGTCGTCGAGCGCCGCCTGCGCTCGACTGCGGAGAAGATGACGGAGATCGTCGTCCGCAAGAACCTCGTCGGCTCGACGATCGCCGGTGCTCTGCGCTCGGCGAACGCGCATTATGCGAACATGCTGCTCGCCTTCTACCTGGCCACGGGTCAGGATGCGGCGAACATCGTCGAGGGCTCGCAGGGCATCACGTATGCGGAGAACCGTCCCGAGGGCCTGTACTTCTCGACGACGCTGCCCCACCTCATCGTCGGCACCGTCGGCAACGGCAAGGACCTGCCCCATGTCGACGAGGCGCTGGAGCGTCTCGGGTGTCGTGAGGACCGCGAACCCGGTGCGAACTCGCGCCGCCTGGCCGCGCTCATGGCCGCCACTGTGCTCTGCGGCGAACTGTCGCTGCTGGCCGCGCAGACCAACCCGGGCGAGCTCATGTCGACCCACTTGGAGATGGAGCGCAGAGCCGAGAAGGAACGCGGGAACGAGAAGGAACGCGGGACCGAAACGGCTCGCGGAGAGGACGGCGAGGCCGCATGA
- a CDS encoding FHA domain-containing protein FhaB/FipA → MSEFTVTVFRLAFFVILWLFVLGVAGVLRRDIFGPRRSRAGRKSRRGGSKTSPPPARPAPAPSPAPASAPVAHAHPGTIRITDGPLAGQSLMLSGAPVTFGRSPDNTIVINDDFASSHHARISAKNGAWMLEDLGSTNGTIVNGSRMTGPVRLAIGTRITIGHTTLETQS, encoded by the coding sequence GTGAGCGAATTCACCGTCACAGTCTTCCGACTGGCCTTCTTCGTCATCCTCTGGCTCTTCGTCCTCGGAGTCGCCGGTGTCCTGCGCCGGGACATCTTCGGTCCCCGTCGCTCCCGTGCCGGTCGCAAATCTCGCCGAGGCGGCTCCAAGACGAGCCCACCCCCGGCTCGACCGGCTCCCGCACCGAGTCCGGCACCCGCGTCCGCACCGGTCGCACACGCCCATCCGGGCACCATCCGCATCACCGACGGTCCCTTGGCCGGTCAATCGCTCATGCTCTCCGGAGCACCAGTGACCTTCGGCCGGTCCCCGGACAACACCATCGTCATCAATGACGACTTCGCCTCCAGTCACCATGCCCGGATCTCCGCGAAGAACGGCGCCTGGATGCTCGAGGATCTCGGTTCGACGAACGGCACCATCGTCAACGGATCGCGCATGACCGGCCCTGTGCGGCTGGCCATCGGCACCCGGATCACCATCGGACATACGACCCTGGAGACCCAATCGTGA
- a CDS encoding protein kinase domain-containing protein produces the protein MRPVEGTLLGNRYKLTSRIAVGGMGEVWKGVDSVLGREVAAKILKDEYLSESSFLARFRAEAQNMGRVSDPGIAGVYDYGDEDGSPYLVMEYVPGEALSAIIERSAPLSETDTLSIVTQAAQALGAAHKVGVIHRDIKPGNILMTPDFRVKITDFGIARVTDQAPLTKTGQVMGTAQYLAPEQATGKGSGPGSDLYALGIIAYEALAGQRPFTGDSQVAIAIAQVNQQHPPLPDTVSEPLRRFIDCLLEKKPDRRPSDAFKVAKAAEALSAGDIAGAEELVPQMRHGAAASEALTQVFNNPEPVPTTKAIPVTASQDATQVYPNNQAAGFAAGAGAAGAAGAAGAGELDPNDPQKKDLEKDKQSNKGRVLIWILAILALIAVGSLLWFFLGGGNAEPEPEPSTSAPTSEAAKTIEIDKNDYIGLSESSATQNLEKKGLEVDTTEINSDRAAGTVADVGEGDNGYTFEEGDTVTLYVSAGPAEEPEEPEEPASDSGTDPGLGNDSESSSDSGSSSDSQDQGSDSGSDSENSDTGSNSSSSSESSSSSDSSSSTDSESGSDSSSSNDGSGSDSSNSGDSADSSGGSNPNSGNNGSGNNSNSSSNGGESGNPNGNNGNG, from the coding sequence ATGAGACCCGTCGAAGGCACCCTGTTGGGCAACCGATACAAACTCACCTCCCGCATCGCCGTCGGCGGCATGGGCGAGGTCTGGAAGGGTGTGGACTCCGTGCTCGGCCGTGAGGTCGCGGCGAAGATCCTCAAGGACGAATACCTCTCCGAATCCAGCTTCCTCGCCCGCTTCCGCGCCGAGGCGCAGAACATGGGCCGTGTCTCCGATCCCGGCATCGCCGGCGTCTACGACTACGGTGATGAGGACGGTTCGCCCTACCTCGTCATGGAGTACGTGCCGGGTGAGGCGCTCTCCGCGATCATCGAACGCAGCGCACCCCTGTCCGAGACCGACACCCTGAGCATCGTCACTCAGGCTGCTCAGGCTCTCGGTGCCGCACACAAGGTCGGGGTCATCCACCGCGACATCAAACCCGGCAACATCCTCATGACCCCGGATTTCCGGGTCAAGATCACAGACTTCGGCATCGCTCGAGTCACGGACCAGGCGCCGCTGACAAAGACCGGCCAGGTGATGGGCACCGCGCAGTACCTGGCCCCCGAACAGGCCACCGGCAAGGGCTCTGGTCCCGGATCCGACCTCTATGCGCTCGGCATCATCGCCTACGAAGCGCTGGCCGGGCAGCGCCCCTTCACCGGCGATTCGCAGGTCGCGATCGCCATCGCCCAGGTCAACCAGCAGCATCCGCCGCTGCCGGACACGGTGTCCGAACCGCTGCGGCGCTTCATCGACTGTCTGCTGGAGAAGAAGCCGGATCGTCGCCCGTCCGATGCCTTCAAGGTCGCGAAGGCCGCCGAGGCGCTCTCGGCCGGGGACATCGCCGGAGCCGAAGAGCTCGTGCCGCAGATGCGCCACGGAGCCGCCGCCTCCGAGGCGCTCACACAGGTATTCAACAACCCCGAGCCCGTGCCCACGACGAAGGCCATCCCGGTCACCGCCTCCCAGGACGCCACACAGGTCTACCCGAACAACCAGGCTGCGGGTTTCGCCGCCGGTGCCGGTGCCGCAGGCGCGGCAGGAGCTGCCGGTGCCGGGGAACTGGATCCGAACGATCCGCAGAAGAAGGACCTCGAGAAGGACAAGCAGTCGAACAAGGGCCGCGTCCTCATCTGGATCCTCGCGATCCTCGCACTGATCGCGGTCGGGTCCCTGCTGTGGTTCTTCCTCGGCGGAGGCAATGCCGAACCCGAACCGGAACCGTCTACGTCGGCACCGACCTCGGAGGCTGCGAAGACCATCGAGATCGACAAGAACGACTACATCGGACTGTCGGAATCCTCGGCGACGCAGAACCTCGAGAAGAAGGGCCTGGAGGTCGACACCACCGAGATCAACTCGGACCGTGCCGCCGGCACCGTCGCCGATGTCGGCGAGGGCGACAACGGGTACACCTTCGAAGAGGGCGACACCGTCACGCTCTACGTCTCCGCCGGTCCTGCCGAAGAGCCGGAAGAGCCGGAAGAGCCGGCGTCGGACTCCGGAACCGATCCGGGACTGGGCAATGACTCCGAATCGAGTTCGGACTCCGGTTCCTCCTCGGATTCGCAGGACCAGGGCTCGGATTCGGGATCTGATTCCGAGAACAGCGATACCGGTTCGAACTCCTCGAGCTCCTCGGAGTCATCGAGCTCGTCGGATTCGTCGAGCTCCACTGACTCCGAGTCCGGCTCGGACTCCTCGAGCTCGAACGATGGTTCCGGTTCGGATTCGTCGAACTCCGGTGATTCGGCCGACTCTTCGGGAGGGTCGAACCCGAACAGCGGCAACAACGGCTCCGGCAACAACTCGAATTCCTCGAGCAATGGCGGTGAAAGCGGAAACCCGAACGGGAACAACGGCAATGGCTAG
- a CDS encoding hydroxymethylglutaryl-CoA synthase, with product MTSRTAAGAAPIGIDDIELSTTHHVVALDDFAEANGTDPAKFHLGLGQDEFSFPAPDEDIVTMAAAAVAPIIERSGTEGIRTMLFATESGTDQSKAAGMAVHSLLGLPSQMRIVEVKEACYSATAALQAAVGIVTRAPEHRVLVIASDVARYELDTPGEPTQGAGAVAMLVSANPKLLEIEPVSGLNSADVDDFWRPNDSSTAIVDGALSVTAYLDALTGAWTDLQDQGGPSIDEIDRVLYHQPFTKMAKKAQVHLAGLTGAQLDTEIVAGAGAEAGAAGAAGDSAGAGAASVAPEASAGPRDTGLATSTLYNRRLGNSYTASLYAGLCALLDNDADLTGKRIGLFSYGSGSVGEFFTARVVPGYDQYTRRQAVTAALEARVPLSIDAYRALHSTELPSAEDVSTPKVTAGPFRFAGIRGRARIYERA from the coding sequence ATGACATCACGCACTGCTGCGGGCGCTGCTCCGATCGGCATCGACGACATCGAACTGTCCACGACGCATCATGTGGTGGCCCTCGACGACTTCGCCGAGGCGAACGGCACCGATCCGGCCAAGTTCCATCTGGGTCTCGGCCAGGACGAGTTCAGCTTCCCGGCACCCGACGAGGACATCGTCACGATGGCCGCCGCGGCAGTCGCCCCCATCATCGAACGCAGCGGCACCGAGGGCATTCGGACGATGCTGTTCGCCACGGAGTCGGGCACGGACCAGTCGAAGGCCGCTGGCATGGCCGTGCATTCGCTGCTCGGTCTGCCGTCGCAGATGCGCATCGTCGAGGTCAAGGAGGCGTGCTATTCGGCGACCGCTGCCCTGCAGGCGGCCGTCGGCATCGTCACGCGTGCGCCCGAACATCGTGTGCTCGTCATCGCCTCCGACGTCGCCCGGTACGAGCTCGACACCCCCGGTGAGCCGACTCAGGGTGCCGGTGCCGTGGCGATGCTCGTGTCCGCGAACCCGAAGCTGCTTGAGATCGAACCGGTGTCGGGCCTGAACTCGGCCGATGTCGACGACTTCTGGCGCCCGAACGATTCGTCGACCGCGATCGTCGACGGCGCCCTGTCCGTCACTGCGTACCTCGATGCGCTCACGGGTGCGTGGACGGACCTGCAGGATCAGGGCGGGCCGAGCATCGACGAGATCGACCGCGTCCTCTACCACCAGCCCTTCACGAAGATGGCGAAGAAAGCTCAGGTCCACCTCGCCGGCCTGACCGGCGCGCAGTTGGACACGGAGATCGTTGCGGGAGCTGGTGCCGAGGCTGGTGCTGCTGGTGCCGCTGGCGATTCCGCCGGCGCGGGTGCGGCCTCCGTTGCCCCCGAAGCCTCCGCCGGTCCGCGCGATACCGGGCTCGCGACCAGCACGCTGTACAACCGTCGCCTCGGCAACTCGTACACGGCCTCGCTCTACGCGGGCCTCTGTGCTCTGCTCGACAATGATGCGGATCTCACGGGCAAGCGCATCGGACTCTTCAGCTACGGTTCGGGAAGCGTCGGCGAATTCTTCACCGCCCGCGTCGTGCCCGGCTATGACCAGTACACGCGCCGGCAGGCCGTGACCGCAGCGCTCGAGGCCCGAGTGCCGCTGTCGATCGACGCCTACCGTGCCCTGCACTCGACCGAGCTGCCCAGCGCCGAGGACGTCTCCACCCCGAAGGTGACTGCGGGACCGTTCCGCTTCGCCGGCATCAGGGGTCGCGCACGCATCTACGAACGCGCCTGA
- a CDS encoding FtsW/RodA/SpoVE family cell cycle protein, which yields MTNQAPSQTARPRTYRLAELGLLIVAIAISTSAYALVGLGVEDTIPANVYGYAAWLAALGLILHVVVWIKAKYADPVLVPIAVLLNGLGLAMIYRVDLGRDEYLGSAMTQLVWMTLGMGLAIAVIFIVRDHRWLRRYTYVSGFAALLFLLLPLIPGLGKTINGARIWIGVGSMSFQPGEIAKILLAVFFAGYLVTYKDQLVAAGPKILGIRFPRLRDFGPIVIAWVASVGILVFERDLGTSLLFFGLFVAMLYVATSKVSWIILGLGFFSAGAVAATFLFSHVGQRVSGWLNALSPEEYNKTPGGSYQLVQGLFGMSNGGLIGTGFGEGRPNMVPYAESDFIYASFGEEIGMAGLFVILLCYLFIFQRGIRTAQQLRDGFGTLLATGLSFTIALQVFVVVGGVTRLIPLTGLTTPFLAQGGSSLIANWMIIALLLRISDNARRPVEEFHTGVLTITEDPLPEKKPATAAVGSAASANSANPTESDDSAPARRSTASAREVDEDAPTTNLSRADSEAPTTNLAPADDHDPNRNDPHNTGGER from the coding sequence GTGACGAACCAGGCTCCCTCGCAGACCGCGCGACCCAGAACCTACCGTCTGGCCGAACTCGGTCTCCTGATCGTGGCCATCGCCATCTCCACCAGCGCCTATGCGCTCGTCGGTCTCGGCGTCGAGGACACGATCCCGGCCAATGTCTACGGCTACGCCGCATGGCTGGCCGCACTGGGCCTCATCCTCCACGTCGTCGTGTGGATCAAAGCCAAGTACGCCGACCCCGTTCTCGTGCCGATCGCGGTGCTGCTCAACGGTCTCGGACTGGCCATGATCTACCGCGTCGACCTTGGACGCGATGAGTACCTCGGCTCGGCGATGACCCAGCTCGTGTGGATGACGCTCGGCATGGGACTGGCGATCGCCGTGATCTTCATCGTCCGCGACCACCGCTGGCTGCGCCGCTACACCTACGTCTCCGGCTTCGCCGCTCTCCTCTTCCTCCTGCTGCCGCTCATCCCGGGCCTCGGCAAGACCATCAACGGCGCCCGCATCTGGATCGGTGTCGGATCGATGTCCTTCCAGCCCGGTGAGATCGCGAAGATCCTGCTCGCAGTCTTCTTCGCCGGATATCTCGTCACCTACAAGGACCAGCTGGTCGCCGCCGGTCCGAAGATCCTCGGCATCCGCTTCCCCCGCCTGCGTGACTTCGGTCCCATCGTCATCGCCTGGGTCGCCAGCGTCGGCATCCTCGTCTTCGAACGCGACCTCGGCACCTCGCTGCTCTTCTTCGGCCTGTTCGTCGCGATGCTCTACGTCGCCACCTCGAAGGTCTCCTGGATCATCCTCGGCCTCGGCTTCTTCTCCGCCGGCGCCGTCGCAGCGACCTTCCTCTTCTCCCACGTCGGACAGCGTGTGTCCGGTTGGCTCAATGCGCTCAGCCCCGAGGAGTACAACAAGACCCCCGGCGGTTCGTACCAACTCGTGCAGGGCCTGTTCGGCATGTCCAACGGCGGCCTCATCGGCACCGGCTTCGGCGAGGGGCGACCGAACATGGTCCCCTACGCCGAGTCCGACTTCATCTACGCGAGCTTCGGCGAGGAGATCGGCATGGCCGGCCTCTTCGTCATCCTGCTGTGCTACCTCTTCATCTTCCAACGCGGCATCCGCACTGCCCAGCAGCTGCGCGACGGCTTCGGAACCCTGCTGGCCACCGGCCTGTCCTTCACGATCGCGCTGCAGGTCTTCGTCGTCGTCGGCGGCGTCACCCGCCTCATCCCGCTGACGGGTCTGACCACGCCGTTCCTCGCCCAGGGCGGATCCTCGCTCATCGCGAACTGGATGATCATCGCCCTGCTGCTGCGGATCTCGGACAACGCCCGACGTCCCGTCGAGGAGTTCCACACCGGCGTCCTCACCATCACCGAGGACCCCCTGCCCGAGAAGAAGCCCGCGACCGCCGCAGTCGGATCGGCAGCCTCGGCGAACTCAGCGAATCCGACGGAATCGGATGACAGCGCACCCGCGAGACGCAGCACCGCCTCGGCGCGGGAGGTCGACGAAGACGCACCCACGACGAACCTCAGCCGCGCCGACAGCGAAGCGCCGACGACCAACCTCGCCCCCGCGGACGACCACGACCCGAACCGCAACGACCCGCACAACACCGGAGGTGAACGATGA
- a CDS encoding PP2C family protein-serine/threonine phosphatase has translation MRKNNQDSGYAGPNFLLIADGMGGHAGGDVASAITVSRLAELDEEPGGEDALELLRTSILDANDQICRGVGEQPELAGMGTTVTAVLRAPGNRFALAHIGDSRGYVLRDGKLQPITHDHTFVQMLVDEGRITPEEAETHPQRSVVMKVLGDVGASPDLDLSLREAQVGDRWMLCSDGLTGFADIDDVSRVLTDVADPDEACRQLIDLALAGGGADNVTVVVGDVLEGEVETPAGVSVGSVHLNPRYAAIGANPETDSEADPDAHANYGDGDVPTDTVPLQSVDSAEDDDVEARDGTTQQLRTKSAADEEADLDDEVEKRSYLGWIITAIVIIALAVGGFFAYNYVSNQYYVAAEDGKVSLYRGLDTTLGPIELSRLVDTTNIEVGTLNSYSQDRLRGSIPAGSRDEADRIIDNLRKESDRSSGVTGNVEDAANPTDPAPSPPDSKSADPSDAITRESQ, from the coding sequence GTGCGCAAGAACAACCAGGACTCCGGGTACGCCGGTCCGAACTTCCTGCTCATCGCCGACGGTATGGGCGGTCATGCCGGCGGTGACGTCGCCTCGGCGATCACCGTCTCCCGTCTGGCCGAACTCGACGAGGAACCCGGTGGCGAGGATGCCCTCGAACTGCTGCGCACCTCGATCCTCGACGCCAATGATCAGATCTGCCGCGGCGTCGGCGAACAGCCCGAACTCGCCGGCATGGGAACCACCGTCACCGCGGTGCTGCGTGCCCCGGGCAACCGCTTTGCCCTCGCCCATATCGGCGACTCCCGCGGCTATGTGCTGCGCGACGGCAAGCTCCAGCCGATCACCCATGACCACACCTTCGTCCAGATGCTCGTCGACGAAGGCCGGATCACCCCCGAGGAAGCCGAAACCCACCCGCAGCGATCCGTCGTGATGAAGGTCCTCGGCGACGTCGGGGCCTCCCCCGATCTCGATCTGTCGCTGCGCGAGGCCCAGGTCGGCGACCGCTGGATGCTGTGCTCCGACGGGCTGACCGGTTTCGCCGATATCGATGACGTCTCCCGAGTGCTGACCGATGTGGCAGACCCGGACGAGGCCTGCCGCCAGCTCATCGACCTGGCTCTGGCCGGCGGTGGAGCCGACAATGTCACCGTCGTCGTCGGCGACGTCCTCGAAGGCGAAGTCGAGACTCCCGCCGGGGTCTCCGTCGGCTCCGTCCACCTCAACCCCCGCTATGCCGCGATCGGGGCGAACCCGGAGACCGATTCGGAAGCGGACCCCGATGCCCACGCGAACTACGGCGACGGCGACGTTCCCACCGACACCGTGCCGCTCCAGTCCGTCGACAGCGCCGAGGATGACGACGTCGAAGCCCGCGACGGCACCACTCAGCAGCTGCGGACCAAATCCGCCGCAGACGAGGAGGCCGACCTCGACGACGAGGTCGAGAAAAGGTCCTACCTCGGCTGGATCATCACCGCCATCGTGATCATCGCGCTGGCCGTGGGCGGGTTCTTCGCCTATAACTACGTCAGCAACCAGTACTACGTCGCCGCCGAAGACGGCAAGGTCTCGCTCTACCGAGGGCTGGATACGACGCTCGGACCGATCGAGCTCAGCCGCCTCGTCGACACCACGAATATCGAGGTCGGCACCCTCAACAGCTATTCGCAGGACCGCCTGCGCGGTTCGATCCCCGCAGGCTCCCGCGATGAGGCCGACCGCATCATCGACAATCTGCGCAAGGAATCCGACCGTTCGTCCGGTGTGACCGGCAACGTCGAGGACGCCGCGAACCCGACCGATCCGGCGCCTTCGCCCCCGGATTCCAAATCCGCCGACCCCAGTGATGCCATCACCCGGGAGTCGCAGTGA